The following proteins come from a genomic window of Diorhabda carinulata isolate Delta chromosome X, icDioCari1.1, whole genome shotgun sequence:
- the LOC130901584 gene encoding DNA-directed RNA polymerases I, II, and III subunit RPABC2, producing MADEEFDENDVADDYDEDVDDDNIEELEQPEEDGDNIDILAPGQAGGGVPKNKRITTKYMTKYERARVLGTRALQIAMCAPVMVELDGETDPLQIAMKELKQRKIPIIIRRYLPDHSYEDWGIDELIIIDH from the exons atggcGGACGAagaatttgatgaaaatgaCGTTGCTGATGATTATGATGAAGACGTAGATGATGATAATATTGAAGAACTTGAACAACCCGAAGAAGATGGAGATAACATAGATATTCTAGCACCAGGCCAAGCTGGTGGCGGTGTACCAAAAAATAAACGGATAACAACCAAATACATGACGAAATATGAACGAGCCAGAGTATTAG GGACAAGGGCTCTGCAAATTGCTATGTGCGCCCCCGTTATGGTAGAATTAGATGGGGAAACGGATCCCTTACAAATTGCCATGAAGGAATTAAAACAGagaaaaattccaattattatAAGAAGGTATCTACCTGACCATTCCTACGAAGACTGGGGCATAGACGAACTTATTATAATagatcattaa
- the LOC130901582 gene encoding nucleolar protein 14 homolog, which yields MAKSKKKNRMSSERVHLKKEPKKMNPFEIHVNKEKLRVLGKKQKNDKGLPGVARAKAIQKRKSTILQEYEVQNKTNTFVDRRIGEKGKMDFEEKAIARFTALKVKNHNKKSIFNLADDEILTHKGQTLSEIEKFDDPRSDDEDFFDKGPKTGNLESDFVEEAHFGGGLFKNTGKEGAMTHKDLINQLIVESKKRKAEKQKLKEATLELTEKLDTEWKDLIPLVNSNTQKTEDEPKKKIDDYDKVMRELKFEKRGTVSDRLKSEDELAKEEKENLAKLEQERLERMNSSEDKPKQYHRSADDLDDGFVFNSDNEDTQENMLSYNPEGESNLPIEANVNGIILKANKNTEEAEDDIEEESSEEEETDSEDNLSDLKEDSNSETESFGVEKEQEEKMENDEKIEYKNDKVANISNESSKSRDIEKEIASNETIGLKKSDKTTSSEDNSNKKGVNEGDIPFTFDLPNSYEDLLESLEKYENYENLVLQRMIKCNHPSLSETNKSKLGLLFAYVLQYLNDLFCEQMDEKKTKKHFCIFQSLVPQIYELAKLNPENAHKSIIEVIKEKFEEFKKKPRIYPGLETLIFFKLVSVLFSTSDFRHQIVTPCFIFMEQILTKCKAKDRHSISYGLFVTTLILEYSVLSKRYLPAVINYLSGLLHMAVPKASVKLLKIPPPFKSTSSHLVLVDNYSSEVFESMKMKTTDFSQQEINGDYQVRVLYSVVKLLEQFLEHYKVLPSNVEIFESVLKHIQLIPCNYYPEIVQNNLNNLITLLEKIKEERRLTYLVMEISKPKALRLYEPKIQVIYDGKQHKYQSKEKAQHSKLLHKLKREKKGALREIRRDNAFLGRVKINKQIQSDTERRDKVKRIFSEAAVQQSELNAIDRKKKKKH from the exons ATGGCTaaatctaagaaaaaaaatcgaatgtcATCAGAGCgtgttcatttaaaaaaagaacCAAAAAAGATGAATCCCTTCGAAATTCATGTGAATAAAGAGAAACTGAGGGTTCTaggtaaaaaacaaaaaaatgataaaggTCTTCCAGGAGTTGCTAGAGCAAAAGCTATACAAAAAAGGAAATCTACTATTCTACAAGAATACGAAGttcaaaacaaaactaataCGTTTGTAGATAGACGTATAGGAGAAAAAGGTAAAATGGACTTTGAAGAAAAGGCTATCGCAAGATTTACAgctttaaaagtaaaaaatcataataaaaaaagtatttttaatctTGCCGATGACGAAATTTTGACACATAAAGGACAAACTTTAAgtgaaatcgaaaaatttgatGATCCTAGATCAGACgatgaagatttttttgataaaggaCCAAAAACAGGAAATTTGGAGTCTGATTTTGTTGAAGAAGCTCATTTCGGAGGTGGTTTGTTTAAAAATACTGGAAAAGAAGGTGCAATGACACATAAAGACCTTATAAATCAACTTATAGTGGAATCGAAAAAGAGAAAAgcagaaaaacagaaattgaaaGAGGCTACATTagaattaacagaaaaattgGATACTGAATGGAAAGATCTAATTCCATTAGTGAATTCAAATACACAAAAAACAGAAgatgaaccaaaaaaaaagattgaTGACTATGATAAAGTAATGAGAGAGCTTAAGTTTGAAAAACGTGGTACTGTCTCAGACAGATTAAAATCAGAAGATGAACTAGCtaaagaagagaaagaaaatttaGCAAAATTAGAACAAGAAAGATTAGAACGAATGAATAGTAGTGAAGATAAACCAAAACAGTATCATAGAAGTGCTGACGATTTGGATGATGGTTTTGTGTTCAATAGTGATAATGAAGACACACAAGAAAATATGTTGAGTTATAATCCAGAAG GTGAATCCAACTTACCAATTGAGGCCAATGTAAatggaattattttgaaagctAATAAAAATACTGAAGAAGCTGAAGATGATATAGAAGAAGAGAGttcagaagaagaagaaactgatTCTGAAGATAATCTATCTGATTTGAAAGAAGACAGTAATAGTGAAACAGAATCTTTTGGTGTAgaaaaagaacaagaagaaaaaatggaaaatgatgaaaaaattgagtataaaaatgataaagttGCTAATATATCAAATGAGTCAAGTAAATCTAgagatattgaaaaagaaattgccTCAAATGAAACTATTGGATtgaaaaaatcagataaaaCTACTTCTTCTGAAGATAATTCGAACAAAAAAGGAGTAAATGAAGGGGACATACCATTCACATTCGACCTACCAAATTCTTATGAAGATTTGCTTGAatctttagaaaaatatgaaaactatgaaaatctAGTGTTACAGAGAATGATAAAGTGTAATCATCCCAGTTTAtcagaaactaataaaagcaaATTGGGCTTACTATTTGCATATGTTCTCCAATATTTGAACGATCTTTTCTGTGAACAAATGGAtgagaaaaaaactaaaaaacacttTTGTATCTTTCAAAGTTTGGTACCACAAATTTACGAACTGGCCAAGTTGAATCCTGAGAATGCGCATAAATCAATCATAGAAGTTATTAAGgagaaatttgaagaatttaagaaaaaaccTAGAATTTATCCTGGACTTGaaacattgatattttttaaattagttagCGTCTTATTTTCAACATCTGACTTCAGGCATCAAATTGTTACACCTTGTTTCATTTTTATGGagcaaatattaacaaaatgtaAGGCCAAAGACAGACATTCCATATCATATGGTTTATTCGTAACTACATTGATATTAGAG tACTCAGTTTTGTCTAAAAGATATCTACCAGCGgtgattaattatttatcagGTTTATTACATATGGCTGTTCCAAAAGCAAGTGTGAAACTCTTGAAAATCCCACCACCTTTCAAGTCAACATCTTCTCACTTAGTTCTTGTTGATAATTACAGTTCTGAAGTGTTCGAATCCATGAAAATGAAAACTACAGATTTTAGTCAACAAGAGATAAATGGGGATTATCAAGTGAGAGTTCTGTACTCTGTTGTGAAGCTTCTAGAACAATTTTTAGAACATTACAAAGTTCTACCAAGTAATGTAGAGATATTCGAGTCAGTTTTAAAACATATTCAGTTAATTCCATGTAATTACTATCCTGAaatagtacaaaataatttaaataatctaATAACTTTGTTGGAGAAAATAAAAGAGGAAAGAAGACTGACATATCTTGTTATGGAAATATCTAAACCTAAGGCTTTGAGGCTTTATGAACCAAAAATACAAGTGAT ATATGATGGTAaacaacataaatatcaatCGAAAGAAAAAGCTCAGCATAGTAAATTGTTACACAAATTAAAAAGGGAGAAAAAAGGTGCACTTAGGGAAATTCGCAGGGATAATGCGTTTTTGGGAAgagttaaaattaataaacagaTACAGAG tgaTACTGAGAGGAGAGATAAAGTTAAAAGAATATTCTCTGAAGCAGCTGTACAACAAAGCGAACTTAATGCTATtgacagaaaaaagaaaaagaaacattaG
- the LOC130901583 gene encoding 2-aminoethanethiol dioxygenase, with amino-acid sequence MASQIQKVLKQALLTFTSKPNHFISNLDNLSQILDKTVAEDLNFDITTVNKDGEGAPVTYIDVYEDNLLTMGIFVVQKDKKLPLHNHPEMYGLIKVLAGKIRVISYSINTPKTIEVDTRSTKDATTQTGSSTRILLMPDRNTRKQLITAELVSNDIVGVESKPCILDPNKRNIHEIHSVDGPAAFIDILAPPYNTEIPGVGIRYCSYYSILSNVLPNVFRLQEIRNPSWYWTDTLPYLGPNPAANLKEEEMM; translated from the coding sequence ATGGCTAGTCAAATTCAAAAGGTGTTAAAGCAAGCTTTGTTAACATTTACAAGTAAACCAAATCATTTTATATCCAATCTCGATAATTTATCGCAGATATTAGATAAAACAGTAGCAGAAGATCTAAATTTCGATATTACTACTGTTAATAAAGATGGAGAGGGAGCTCCAGTAACATATATAGATGTCTACGAAGATAATCTTCTTACCATGGGTATTTTTGTTGTACAAAAAGATAAGAAGTTGCCGTTACACAATCATCCTGAAATGTATGGTTTAATAAAAGTATTAGCAGGTAAAATTAGAGTAATAAGTTATTCTATTAACACTCCAAAAACCATAGAAGTTGATACTAGAAGTACCAAAGATGCTACCACACAAACTGGATCTAGTACACGAATTTTGCTAATGCCTGATAGAAATACGAGAAAACAATTAATAACTGCAGAGTTGGTTAGTAATGATATAGTTGGAGTTGAAAGTAAACCATGTATTTTGGACCCGAATAAGAGgaatattcatgaaattcatAGTGTTGATGGCCCAGCAGCATTTATAGATATTTTGGCACCACCATATAACACTGAAATCCCTGGTGTTGGTATTCGATATTGTTCATATTACAGTATACTTAGTAATGTTTTACCAAATGTATTCCGTTTACAAGAAATCAGAAACCCCTCTTGGTATTGGACAGATACTTTACCATATTTGGGCCCAAATCCAGCTGCTAATTTGAAGGAAGAAGAAATGATGTAG